CTCGACCGTGCGCCCGGCCGAGGTCAGCGCCTGCGCCGCGACCTGGCCGCCGAACGCGCGCAGCGGGGCGCCCGCGTGGCAGCGGCCCCGGAACAGGTTCTCCTCCAGCTCCTCGATGCCGAGCAGCTCCGCGAAGGAACGCAGTCCGGGGGCGGGATCGGGGGTCGGGGCGGCGAGGTCGATCACCCGGCACATGCTAGAACACGTTGCAATCGGCGGGGACTGTGGCGCCGGTCACGTGCGGTGCGGTGGGGGTGGGGTGCGGTGGGGTGGGCGGGGCGGGGGCGGTGCTGGGGGTCGGGCTGGGCGGCGGGCGCGGTGCCGGGCTGGGCGGGGGTGCTGTCGGGGGCGGAGGTTAGCGTTCCGCCCATGACCACGGCCGTACACGCCCTGCGCTACCTGCACCCCTCCGCGCTCCGCCCCAGCCGGCTGGACCTCGCCACCAGCGGCGGCGCCACCCCGCAGGGCGCGGCCGAGCACCCCAGGTTCTTCGCCGGCGTGCTGCGCCACCCCGACGCCGCGGCCGCCGCGCTGCTCGCCGTCGCCGACGTGGCCGCCGCCCGCTACCACCGGCCCGTCGGCGCCGCCTCGCTCGACCCCGTGGTCACCGCCGACGGCGACCGACTGCGCTTCGAGTCCTTCTCCGGCTGCGGCGGCGTGCACGCCCGGCTCGACGTGCTGCCCGAAGGGCTCGACGGCGCCGCCACCGGCCACGGCACCACCAACGTCGACGTCAACGCCCCGCTGCGCGAGGCCCTGCGGCTGCGCACCCCCGGCGAACGGCTGCGGCTCGCCGTCGGCGCCGAGGAGCTGGCCGTCGGCGTCGGCGCCGGGGAACTGGTCGAGCGCAAGGTCCCGCTGCCGCAGCGCTGGCTCAAGGGCTTCGCCGAGACCCAGGTCCTCACCGCCCGCTTCGACCGGCGCGCCGAACTGCCCGCCGCCGAAGCCGTCCGCTTCCTGCGCGCCCTGCCCACCACCGGCCGCGGCACCGTCCGCTGGGTCCTCCCGGCCGGGCCCGGCCTGCGCGCCACCTCCCGCCCCGGCCCCGGCGCGATCTGCCTGCCCGGCCCCGAACGGCTCTCCGCGCTGCGCCCGCTGCTGCGCCACGCCACCGCCCTGCACGTCTACGCCCCGCCCGGCACCCCCGCCGGACCCACCGCCTCCGCCTGGGAACTCGCCTTCCCCGGCGGCCGGTTGACGCTCACCCTGTCGCCCGACAGCTCCCGCGGCTTCTCCGGCGAGGGCGGCCTGCTCGACCTGCTTGCCGCCGACGTCCCCGCCGCGGACGTCGACGCGCTCGCCGCCCTGCTCGCCTGGGACCCGCGGATCGAACCCGCCGACCTGGCCGAGGACTCCGGCCTGGCCCCCGACCGGGTCCGGGCCGCCCTCGCCCACCTCGCCACCGGCGGCCAGATCGGCTACGACCTCGCCGAAGCCGCCCACTTCCACCGCCGACTCCCGTACGAGAGCGGCCGGGTGGAGGACCGCAACCCCCGGCTGCGGTCCGCCCGCGCCCTGCTCGCCGCCGACGCCGTCGGCCCGGTCACCGGCGACCTCCGGGTGGTCACGGTCGGCGACCACGTCCACCACGTCCGGGTCGGCGCCGACGGCACCGCCCTCGGCTGCACCTGCCGCTGGTGGGCCCGCCACCGGGGCGACCGCGGACCGTGCAGCCACGTGCTCGCGGTGCGGATGACGGGCCGGGCGGACTGGGCGGACGGTACGGACAGGGCGGACTGGGCGGACGGTACGGACGGGGCGGCGCAGAAGTGATCACCGTGGACTTCGTGACCGCGGTCCGGGAGGCCCGGACCCCGCTGGCCGCCGCCCTGGTCGGGCGGATGGCGGACGCCGAGCGCCGGGCCGCACTGCCCCGGCTCAAGCAGCTGCGCCGCGAACTGCGCGACAGCGACCAGGCCCGGGGCGGCGCCGTCACCGCCCTGCTGGTCGTCGGCGCCGTCTGCCACGCCGCCCCCTCCGGCGCCGCCGACTGGATCGCCGGCCGCGACTTCGACGTCCGGGCCTGGGACCAGCGACCGCTGCTCGCCCTGCTGGACGGCCAACCCGCCGCCTGGCAGCGGGAAGTGGCGCTGCGGCTGGCCCGCCGCCCCGCCGATCCCGATGCCTGGGGCAGCCCCGTTCCCTACCAGGTCGCCGAGTACCTGCTGCGCCGCAGCGACACCCCGCCGCCCGCCGAACCGGGCTTCGTCACCGGATGGATGCGCGACCGCGGCAGTCCCGAACCCCGCCGCTGGCAACCGCAGTTGCCGCCTGGCCCCGACCTGTACGCCCGGCTGCGCGCCGACGGCTTCACGCCCGTCCTCGCCCCGTTGGTCTTCGACGTCGACAGCGTCCAGGAATTCTCCGGCCCCTGGGCCGCCAAGGACCTCGGACAGCGCTGGCCCGCCGTGCTGGCCCGGCTCGCCGCCGAGGGCGTCATCGACCGCCCGGCACTGATCGCCCGCGGCTTCGCCCGGCTGGTGCGCGGCGGCGGCCAGGGCGAGGTGCGGACCAGCCTGGAGGTGGTGCGTGCGTTGGAGCCGGGCGTTGCCGAACTGGCGGACAATCGGCGGGCGTTGTTGGCGTTGTTGGACGGTGACTCGGTGGTGGCCGGGTATGCGTTGGAGTCGTTGATGGTGTTGGAGGGTGCGGGGCTGCTGGGGGAGGGGGAGTTGGCGGAGGCGGCGGGGGTGGTGTTGGCGCGGCCGGAGAAGAAGTTGGTGCGGGCGCAGTTGGGTTGGCTGGACCGGGTGGCTGCTGGTGGTCGGGTGGAGGTGGCGTTGCGGGCGGTGGCGGGGTGTTTCGGGCATCCGGACCGGCAGGTGCAGGGGCAGGCGTTGAAGGTGGTGAAGCGCCATGTCCGTTCGGTGGAGGGGGAGTTGTTGGCGGAGTTGCGGGCGGCGGCGTTGCTGCTGGATCCGGCGCATGCCTCGGTGGCGGCTGAACTGCTGGGTGTGGAGGTGGTGTTGGACGCCTGGGTGGTGGAGGAGGACCGGTTGCCGGAGCCGCCCCGGCCGGTGGCGATGCCCGTGCCGCTGGCCACTCCCGCCGAGGTCGCCGAGGAGCTGGCCGCCGCGATGGCCGCTCCCGACGAGAGCACGGCCTTCGAACGCGTCCTGGACGGCCTGACCCGCCAGGTCTGGGCGGACCGGGGCGCCCTCGCCGCCGCCCTCGCCCCCGTCCTGCCCGAGAACGAATGGCGGGTGCTCGGCGTCCTGGCCGGTGCCGCCACCGGCGCCGTCCCCGAGCAGCGCGTCCGGGCAGCCCTGCAGTCCCGGCAGGGCCGGATGTTCAGCGCCTGGGAATTCCGCGGCCCCGTCGGCGAGTTCCTCGCCGCCCGGCTGCACGAGACCGCCTGGCGGCTGGCCGCCGACCCGGTGCCGTTCCTGCTGTCCACCCCGACCTGGCGCCACGGATCGCTGGACGCACGGGAGTTGGTGGCCAGGCTGGCCCGCTACGAGGAACTCGGCGTCCGGCCCGGGCCGGTCGACTTCGCACTCGCCCTGCTGCGGACGGTCGGCGATGGCAGCGAGGGCGCGGAGGCGCTGACCTCGCCCGCCGGGCGGCAGTTGGCGGCCTGGCTGCGCGGCGGCGGGCTGCCCCGGCGGACGAGCACCGTCGTACCGCCCGGCACCTGGAAGACCGGGGTCTGGTGCGCGGACTTCCGCCGGTACTCGGCCCAGCCCGAACTGGCGGAACACGCGTGGACGTGCCTCGCCGCACCCGCCCTGGACGTGCCCGGGATCGCGGACGCGGACACCCCGCCCGCGGTCCTGCTGGCCCTGCTCGGCCCGTCCGAGCCCTTCTTCCGCCGCTCCGCCGTCGAGGGCGCCGTGCCCAGCGCCCGCTGGACCGCCCTGCTCCCGCACCACCGCGAGGAGTCGGCGCTGCGCATCACCGGCCAGCTCGCCCAGTCCGCCGACACCACCCCCGTCGGGGGTGCTCCCCGGCTGCTGCCGCTGCTCGCCGAGGCCGACGGCCCCTGCGGCCTCGCCGTCCACCAGGCGCTCGCCTACGGTCTCGGCGCCGGCCACGCCGAGGACCGCTCCGCGACGGTCGACGCCCTGCTCTCGTTCGCCGCCCAACAGCAGCTCGACCCGGCCGAGTTGGCCCGCGAGGTGCTCGAACTGCTCGCCCTCGGCGCCGTCAAGCCCAACCGCCTCGCCGCCGCCCTCGCCGAACTCGCCGACCCCGCGCCCCGGCTCACCTGGAGCATCCTGGCGGTCCTCGTCCCCGGCCTGCTCGACGGCCGACCCCCGCGCGGCGCGGCCGACCTGCTCACCGTCGCGGTCGACGCCGCCCGCCGCAGCGGCGCCCGCGGCCCGATCGACGCGGTGACCCGCACCGCCGCCCGCAAGGGAAGCACCAAACTGCTCGCGGAGACCCGGAACCTGGCCGCCGTGCTCGGCGACTGACCGGCCACCCGCAGAACGACGGACGACGAGGAACGGAGCGGAACATGGACCTGGTGACGGCGATCCGGAACGCGGACCCGGCGCGAGCCGCCGAACTGGTGGCGGGAATGGACGGGGCGCGGCGGAGCGCCGAACTGCCCGGCCTGGAGGCGCTGCGCCGCGAACTCATCCGCCGGGACAGCGTCCGGCCCGGCTGGGACGCTCTCCTGGTCGTCGGAGCCGTCTGCCACAGCACCCCCGCCGGGGCCGCGGACTGGCTCGCCCGCGGCGAACTCGACAGCCACGGCGCCTGGGACCGCCCGCCGCTGATCGGCCTGCTGGACGGCCAACCCGCCGCCTGGCAGCGGGAGACGGGCCTCCGACTGGCCAACCGGCGGGCGGGGAGGGCCGACGACTGGGGATCGGGCCTGCTCTTCGGCATCGCCGAACACCTGCTGCGCCGCAGCGACACCCCGCCGCCCGCCGAACCGGGCTTCGTCGTCGACTGGATGCGGGACCGCAGCTCCGCCCTGTTCCGCAGCGCCGTCACCGTCCTGCCGCCCGACGTCGACCTCCGCACCCGGCTGCGCGCGGACAGCTTCACCCCCGTCCTGGCCCCGCTGGTCTTCGAGGGCCCCACCGCCCGCTGGTTCGACCACTTCGCCCGCCGCGACGACGCCGAGCGCTGGACCCCCGCCCTGGTCGCCCTGGTCGCCGACGGCACCATCGACCGGGCGCCCTTCCTCGCCCGCGGCTTCGCCCGGCTGGTCCGCGGCGGGGCGCCCGGCGAACTGCGCACCTACCTGGACCTGGTGCGTGCGTTGGAGCCGGGTGTTGCTGAACTGGCGGACAATCGGCGGGCGTTGTTGGCGTTGTTGGATGGTGACTCGGTGGTGGCCGGGTATGCGTTGGAGTCGTTGATGGTGTTGGAGGGTGCGGGGCTGCTGGGGGAGGGGGAGTTGGCGGAGGCGGCGGGGGTGGTGTTGGCGCGGCCGGAGAAGAAGTTGGTGCGGGCGCAGTTGGGTTGGCTGGACCGGGTGGCTGCTGGTGGTCGGGTGGAGGTGGCGTTGCGGGCGGTGGCGGGGTGTTTCGGGCATCCGGACCGGCAGGTGCAGGGGCAGGCGTTGAAGGTGGTGAAGCGCCATGTCCGTTCGGTGGAGGGGGAGTTGTTGGCGGAGTTGCGGGCGGCGGCGTTGCTGCTGGATCCGGCGCATGCCTCGGTGGCGGCTGAACTGCTGGGTGTGGAGGTGGTGTTGGATGCCTGGGTGGTGGTGGAGGACCGGTTGCCGGAGCCGCCCCGGCCGGTGGCGATGCCCGTGCCGCTGGCCACTCCCGCCGAGGTCGCCGAGGAGTTGGCCGCCGCGATGGCCGCTCCCGACGAGAGCACGGCCTTCGAACGCGTCCTGGACGGCCTGGCCCGGCACGCCTGGCAGGACCGGACCGCCCTCGCCGCCGCCCTCGCCCCGCTCCGGCCGACCTGGGAGCCGCTACACGTCCTCGCCCGGATC
The window above is part of the Kitasatospora sp. NA04385 genome. Proteins encoded here:
- a CDS encoding SWIM zinc finger family protein, which codes for MTTAVHALRYLHPSALRPSRLDLATSGGATPQGAAEHPRFFAGVLRHPDAAAAALLAVADVAAARYHRPVGAASLDPVVTADGDRLRFESFSGCGGVHARLDVLPEGLDGAATGHGTTNVDVNAPLREALRLRTPGERLRLAVGAEELAVGVGAGELVERKVPLPQRWLKGFAETQVLTARFDRRAELPAAEAVRFLRALPTTGRGTVRWVLPAGPGLRATSRPGPGAICLPGPERLSALRPLLRHATALHVYAPPGTPAGPTASAWELAFPGGRLTLTLSPDSSRGFSGEGGLLDLLAADVPAADVDALAALLAWDPRIEPADLAEDSGLAPDRVRAALAHLATGGQIGYDLAEAAHFHRRLPYESGRVEDRNPRLRSARALLAADAVGPVTGDLRVVTVGDHVHHVRVGADGTALGCTCRWWARHRGDRGPCSHVLAVRMTGRADWADGTDRADWADGTDGAAQK
- a CDS encoding DUF6493 family protein, which translates into the protein MDLVTAIRNADPARAAELVAGMDGARRSAELPGLEALRRELIRRDSVRPGWDALLVVGAVCHSTPAGAADWLARGELDSHGAWDRPPLIGLLDGQPAAWQRETGLRLANRRAGRADDWGSGLLFGIAEHLLRRSDTPPPAEPGFVVDWMRDRSSALFRSAVTVLPPDVDLRTRLRADSFTPVLAPLVFEGPTARWFDHFARRDDAERWTPALVALVADGTIDRAPFLARGFARLVRGGAPGELRTYLDLVRALEPGVAELADNRRALLALLDGDSVVAGYALESLMVLEGAGLLGEGELAEAAGVVLARPEKKLVRAQLGWLDRVAAGGRVEVALRAVAGCFGHPDRQVQGQALKVVKRHVRSVEGELLAELRAAALLLDPAHASVAAELLGVEVVLDAWVVVEDRLPEPPRPVAMPVPLATPAEVAEELAAAMAAPDESTAFERVLDGLARHAWQDRTALAAALAPLRPTWEPLHVLARIAAGTAHPEDLPPLLQYRYQYGGVFGSVLAARLHETAHRLAADPVPFLLSTPTWCNGALDGRELVARLARYEELGVRPGPVDFAQALLRTAGDGSEGAEALTSPAGQRLAAWLRGGGLPRRESTVVPPGTASGTVQETAPGTAPGTVQETAPGKASGTVRHRHCEQPAPAADRLDLLAVADGAQVPEPIRLLLGPRREAEEHYWGRAWQIDGRATAILPRHREETAVRLVPRLGDDRLPLLLAENTGPCGPAVHLLLALSCGTESERGRAAAVDALLSFAAQRAVDPGALGRAAGALVRDGAVRPNRLARTLTELAAAGAPRLAWDVLAALLPVLLAAPVPRGAAELLATAVDRARETGARGGIDAVTRVATGGGRSRTVTEAGNLAAVLG
- a CDS encoding DUF6493 family protein; this translates as MDFVTAVREARTPLAAALVGRMADAERRAALPRLKQLRRELRDSDQARGGAVTALLVVGAVCHAAPSGAADWIAGRDFDVRAWDQRPLLALLDGQPAAWQREVALRLARRPADPDAWGSPVPYQVAEYLLRRSDTPPPAEPGFVTGWMRDRGSPEPRRWQPQLPPGPDLYARLRADGFTPVLAPLVFDVDSVQEFSGPWAAKDLGQRWPAVLARLAAEGVIDRPALIARGFARLVRGGGQGEVRTSLEVVRALEPGVAELADNRRALLALLDGDSVVAGYALESLMVLEGAGLLGEGELAEAAGVVLARPEKKLVRAQLGWLDRVAAGGRVEVALRAVAGCFGHPDRQVQGQALKVVKRHVRSVEGELLAELRAAALLLDPAHASVAAELLGVEVVLDAWVVEEDRLPEPPRPVAMPVPLATPAEVAEELAAAMAAPDESTAFERVLDGLTRQVWADRGALAAALAPVLPENEWRVLGVLAGAATGAVPEQRVRAALQSRQGRMFSAWEFRGPVGEFLAARLHETAWRLAADPVPFLLSTPTWRHGSLDARELVARLARYEELGVRPGPVDFALALLRTVGDGSEGAEALTSPAGRQLAAWLRGGGLPRRTSTVVPPGTWKTGVWCADFRRYSAQPELAEHAWTCLAAPALDVPGIADADTPPAVLLALLGPSEPFFRRSAVEGAVPSARWTALLPHHREESALRITGQLAQSADTTPVGGAPRLLPLLAEADGPCGLAVHQALAYGLGAGHAEDRSATVDALLSFAAQQQLDPAELAREVLELLALGAVKPNRLAAALAELADPAPRLTWSILAVLVPGLLDGRPPRGAADLLTVAVDAARRSGARGPIDAVTRTAARKGSTKLLAETRNLAAVLGD